The following DNA comes from Athene noctua chromosome 1, bAthNoc1.hap1.1, whole genome shotgun sequence.
TGTGTGCTCATATCTCTCTCCTCATCCCCAGCCAGGACTGTGAGTATCGGAAGACCAAGAGCACGCCGCCGACACTGCTGCTGTTCATCTCCTGTGCTCCTCTGGCCGAAGGGCTCCTCTCCAGGCTGACAGCCGGGTGGGGAACTTTCCTCCAGCCTCAGCATCCACTGGGATGAATCCGAGCGTGAGCGGTGCCGTTCCCCAGCTGGAAGGCTGAGGCTAATAGAAGAGTGACGCACATATCGCATGGTCTTGTGCCAGCCGCTGCTGTCAAGGTTGagtaaaaattttaatttattttaatgtagttaTTCAGACATTTTAATTCCATCAAAGGAAATAACACAAGACGATCTACAAATATTCATTTGCTACTTCTAAATTAATTTGATTCAGTTGTGCTTGGTTCCTCCTTTTTGGGTTTTACTTTGAGACTTCTCACAGGCACAAGTATTTAAGGACTGTGAGCCTTAAAAATTGCAGTCTAAATTCTGAGTTTTGTACATGAATATTAAACAGAGTAATATACTGTTCTTTCTGTAAAGCcccatttttaattattaacacCTGTTCTTTTGAGCAAATAAACCCCATATATATGAGACttgtatgcatttaaaaaaaaaagagagttctCTGGGACAAGTTCCAATATGACAGTATTCTGTATATGAATATTTATAGATCCATCAAAACTGGTGAATACTGAATTTGCTGACAAACGTtgtggaggattttttttttacttttcttttgaaagagactgaaaaattatttgcaaatggGGTCAAATTCAATATATAATTTTAGCCAAAAcccatattttttattttttggttaaaaaaaatttcaaatactttttgaTTGAAAGCAACTTTTCCATGCATAATTTATCCAAATTGCAAAAAACCTCAAAGCCTTTCAACAGTAGtgaataaaatgaagcaaaatatttcatttgtggCAAAGATTTTAAGTGAGCAAAAATTACGTTTAGGAGTTTCATAGTGTAAAATATATGTTGCCTGTTGTGTGTTAGTAGAATATTGATCGATGTGGTTGCACTGGCATTGTTTTCAGGTTGCAATGAAAGCTTTTCCTCCAGATGCATTGATGTTTTGTTAGAACTGTGCAGAAAATCATCAAGCTGTTGTCTTCATGTGCGTATGTATCACATTATGTTTAAGAAAATACTATTGCTTCTTGCACTCAGCTCACAAATGTGGCAGCATTTGTTCTTTCTGTGCCACAAGTACGGCTGTGTTCTGCGTTTTTGCTGTGTCCCACATGTCCTCACTTGATATATTTTAccttgaaaatgttatttttaatgctgCATAATTGAAGCCTGTTACTTCTTCAGCAATTGATACCAGATGAGGATTTAGGCTTCTGTGTGCAGTGAATCCTGGCTGCCTTTCCACCTTCTCCCAGCACTTATTGAGAAGCATCTTGTATATAAATATGGGTGTGAACAGTGCATGATTTAAACAGAGCAGAATAAAAGTCCTGTTGCAAAACACACACCATTTCTGAATCAACAACCGCACAAAGTCTGGTGTGTATTGGCTTTTGACTTGGGAATGAAAACAATGGATTAGTATTTCCCATGAGATGGAAACACCATTTTCCAGTCACCTCTAGCTGCGGGTGACTGTGTCGGAAAGTAAATGATTAAAGAGATACAAATGACTGCATAAAGGAGAGAATGACTAAAGGGCTACTGAGAAGACAATTTGGAGGAATGCAGAGGCGAGGGATGGAAAATGAGATAGCATTATGGGCAGGCTCCAGGGAGCCTTAAGACAAAAGTGTGGCCACTGATGTGTGATGGTAACATCAGAAAACTGTGGTCAGTATATGGCTACTCTAGTGTTGTGGAAACAGGCATACACTCTGAGACCTTGGGGCTTTATCCCCCAGCTGCCTGGGAGCACAGCAGTGCATTGGTTGTGAACCTTTCTGCTGTGACAGAATCAGTATGAGTCCACCATCAACTGCAGTCCTTGAGACCTGAACAGAAGAGGTTGGGAGTTTGCCTGTGGAATGCATATGTATATTGTTCAGTACAGTGTAGTGCAAGTATGCCATGCCAAATTTGGGTTATTTATATATGATATCTAACCCTAGAAAAGTATCAATGATGTTCTTGGTCAAATCTATGTTCAAGCAACAGCTGAACAGGTTTTCATCAAAATTCTCTGCTGAGAACCTCTTATATTTTAATTGGAAATCCCTTGGATAGCATGGAGTTCTGCTCTTTTGTGTGAACCAGGAAACAACATGTTGGGATGACAGCACTGTCTCAATCTTACTGATGAACCGCTGTCCTTTTGCCAAAAGGGAGCTAGCAATTTTTAAGATATGGCTTGTTAAAAAGTATATATAGTTGTAGAATAGTGCAAGTTACTAGATGCCTCTTTAGTTCACTGTGTCTATGAAAGCAGGAAACCAACGCACATGTTTTTGATCTCTTGCAGTAAGACAGTTGCCCTTTTTATTCTACTGCAGAAGTGGAGTTACCattcaagaaattaaaagcatgCAAGGGttaggaattatttctttgtCAAATAGTTGATGAAGTCTAGGTCCTAAACTTTCCTATACATGCTGTTACCTTGATTTTTCAGAAAGAGTTGTAATGTATGTATGTTTGCTCttgcaaaaccttttttccctctcctgcaGGTAAGCATGAAGCAGCAGTAAGAGGTCTGTGGCTATCTTTGTGCTAGCTAGCTTGGCATGAACAGTGAGCAGCTAGAAATGCCTATAAAATGGTATCAGAGATCCTGGATTGTTAAAACTTGTTTGTAAGCAGTAGTCttattttcaaaagcctttttgCTTTAGTTTCTTGAGCACAAGAATGATACTTGACATGGGGTCTTGTTTAGAACTTCTGTTTTCAAAGGAAACAGGTTTTACTACATGTTCTCTTTGATGGGACTCGCACAACAATTTGTGACTACATGCTATTTTCTTTGCCTTCACTTTCTGCAGTGCTGATTCCTTTCTGCTAAAGATGGCTCAGACATGGGCAATTCTGGCTGCACTCCTTTTCCTGCTAATCAACCTGATTGAAGGGTCAGGTATGTGTGAAAGATCCCAAACTACGTGCAGCACTTTTTGTCACTCTGTATTTCCAGCTCACCTGTGTGCGGAAACTTTGCAGTTCACCTGGGGAGATCTTGCTTATTGTTTAATGTGAACGAAAAAAGTGATGTCACATTAGTTGACAAAATAATCCTGTACCCTGGAGAGTGGCACAGAATTATACATCTGATGGGAACCCAACACAGATCATCTGAAGATCCATCTCCAGTTCAACTGAGACAATTATCAGGACAGCTATGATTTCTGGCAGAAAAAAGATCTACATATGCCTCATACTTCATATGCCTCGTGAACTATGGCACCAAGTGATCTTGGGTTTTCACCTTGTTACAGGTCTGTGTTCCACTGCTATCCCTGTTTTTACTTGCACTTTAACCACAGCACCTAATTCAATAACACAATATTTATTTTTGGAAAGTAGTTTCCCTTAAGGGTGAATCTTGCCCCTCTCCATCAGTTTTTCAAAGCTCATAATAAAGTGAGAGAAATCTGTTGCCTACAAAACAGATGGAGGACTTGTAGCTCACCAGCCTGTATCATGTACCTGGACAATGTCCACAGCGAAAAGGCACCATCTCCATCACATTTTCAGACTTCAAAGAATGATAGCAGGAAACTGGACCTGGAAATTGAATGCTATTTATATGTGTCTGCACAGAGGCATGTGTCCCCAGGGCTACCAGTACAGTAAGGAAGTAGAAATTTTTAAGTGTGATGAAGCCAAGAGTTTCCTATGCTTTGACAGTTGTTATAGCATCATTTTTAATGTCTGTTCTCTTCTTATGTAGCTTACAACCTGGTGAGTGTTGAGGCTGGTGATGAGGCTGTGTTGAGTTGCCCTTATGTCTCCAAGGTGTCTTTGCTAATGGTGACATGGAAGAAGAAATGCAGCACTTGTTGCTTGTTGGCCTATAGACGTGATCACAATGAGACAAGGAAGTTAAAATGCAGTGAGAGGGTGATGTGGAAATATTCACCTGACAGTGATCCTGCTCTCCGTATTTACCCTGTGAACCTTGGTGATGAGGGAAATTACACCTGTGAAGTTGTCAGCAGTGCagggaattttcttttttgctcttatCTGACTGTGATAGGTAAGACACACcttgtcttttgtctttttttttttttttttggtgtgtgcatgtggagagaaaaattatttgatttaatTGATTTGGTGGTAAAAGACCAAATTCATTTTGGGTGCATGCTGAAATTGAAAATAAAGAGGTCAACTGATTTAGTCCGGCTgtttggagaaggggaaaaaaaggcatgagGGGTTATGTAATAGGACTGGGCTGGTCTGCGAAGAAATAATCTGGGGAgtttatgtttgtgttttttaacTTCTGATTCATGAACATGGGAGGCTTTAAAATGGACCATATCCAACAGTCTGCACCGTTTCTGAGAGACCACTTTAGGTTTAGCATATGAATGTTCACATAACCAGGAGTATCCACTCTTGGTTAAGTTAATGCAAACAGAAGGTAGCAGATAAATATTGCTGCTATAAACTGAGAAAGAGGATGCTAAACCAAAATTCACATTGAGGTCAATGTGTGTCTTGTCTGGGTAAGAGCTAAAtaggaaggaagaaaagttttCACAACACTATCTGGAAATACTGCactcttccaaaaatactgaaagcTGTCTATAAGACtatcactaaaataaaaattaaattagccTATTTTCAACCTATGGGAACAAAAGAATATTAGGAAACATAAACAATACATCATCTTTTTCAGATAGTCGAGTAAACTATCTCTAGGtttccataaattaaaaaagaacaacaccACGGGAGAAGATTTTTGTGTTCTGGTCATACTGGTTAATTTTTAGTGATGCTCAGAAGGCTTGTGAGAAGTTAATTTTGGAACTCTATAACTTCTATTattagtttttgtctttttttttttttttttttttttttttttaatgttcttcctTGTAAGGTCTTGCCTTTCTGAAATGCCTTAGGTATTGTCCGAGCTTTTGCCTGTTTTGTCAAATGCAGAATATGAGTTGTTGGACTTTAGGTAGAACAGTTTTGTCTGATTCCTCCTTTATTTCTCTGCTGTCAAATTCTTGATTCTGCCTACCTAATctcctaaatattttaaatggagcTTCAATAAGCTGTGTTTTCTTCAGTGTGTGCACTGCTGTATTTATAAATCTTCATTTAATCCACACCTACCTGTCATCCCATCTTATCCTCTTACAATGGTAGTCACCTTTTGGAAGGCATGAGGAAGCAATACTTCTAAATGCCGCTAGCTAGTTTTGGAGATATTCACCTTGGACTTATTGAcgtatttttttccctaaagattGTTGGTGCTAGTATTCCAAAATATTCTAAAAACTCTTGCACCAGTCAGGCAAACTGAAAGATACcacttatttttctgttgctcagTTGGTGATTTTATACTACATTAGAAATCATGGTTGTGgtctttttttatcttcttctcTAGTCCAACCTACAGTGACTCTGACCTACGACAAGAGCAGGGTGGCTGTCTGTCAAGCATCTGCTGGAAAGCCAGCTGCTGAAATCTCCTGGATCCCTGCAAGTAATCACAGCACTGAGGAAGAAGTCCACCACCCCAATGGAACAGTGACCAGAGTGAGCTACTTAGGCTGGGTCAACAGCACGCTTCCTAATGTCACCTGCCTGGTTACCCACCCAGCTACAAACCAGATTATGTCCCTAGACCTGTCATGTAAATAACACTGTTCTGTAATTGCTCTTCTTCATGCTCTTGCGCTTCCCTGTGCTGTTCTGTGCAGCTCTTCCCACTGAATATCAGGGCTCTGCAGATTGTTTAGTGGGGTGATAGGCCAAAGTTCTAGTGAATGTTGACAGAGAAATTAATACTCCAGAGTTATTCAGTTGAAACAAATGTTTTGTGGCATTGTATGGGGAAGCTTTCAGTGCATGCTTTTTTCTATCCCTGTTCATTTTTACAAGAGATCCTCATTCTATTTTGgtaggttgaccttggctggctgccagatgcccaccaagcATGCATGAGCAATACATGCTCTATCGCTCCCTTTCCTCAAAaagatgggaagagaaaaatatgatggaaagctcatgggttgagacaaggacagggaaattactcaccaattactgtcatgggcaaaacagactcaacttggagaaattaatttaatttattgccaatcaaatcagagtaggatagtgagaaataagaATGAATCCAAAATCACTGTGATACGGCTAATTTTTGATGTGAAGCTTTGAATGCCTGGATTTGATTTTTGTCCAGCTTCCCACAGTGGTGGTGGTCCTGGGAGAATGTCTGTCTGTGACTTTCAGGTGATCTTTCCAAGGGCCAAAGGTAGTAAAGGGTAAAATTCAGCTTCTCAGCCAGCTGTGCTGGACCTGTTAGAAGTCTTATGCCAAGAGGATTTGTAAAACCAGCTGAATAAGTGCTCATATCACCAAAATATCTCAGTAGAGGCATGAAGGACAGAATTCAGCATAGACCGGTCATTGAGAACAGTATTTTGCAGGGATGGCAGGTCAGTTCTGTTGTTGCAGCACTAATATAATTTGAAGAAAGGGAAACTGTGCAGACAGATGAGTTGAAAATGAAAGTGTGTTTGTACACACAAATGCCTGGGTGTGTGAGGCAGCTTTCTATTGCTGGTTGACATCCAGACATCTCATCTGTGTCTCAGCTCATTTGAGCTGTGGGAGTAGAGGATCAGCTTTCTCCTCTGGTTAAGATAGGTAGTAACATCATATAGTCAGTGGATACTGATGCCTAGCTCTGAAACGAACTTTCTTTTCTCATCTCTCAGACACCTCCCACAGGCTTCTCTATCTTCTGATAGGAGGATCTGCAGGTGTTGCTGCTGTCAGTGGTGTGACTTTATGCTTGATTTTCCAGTGCAGAGGTAAGTGATTTGATGAGCCTGAAATGCTGACTATGCATAGGTATAAGGACATGCACTTTATTGCTGAGAGTGGGGTGGGAGGTAAGGATTGAGGAAAATGTCCGTATATGATGCATTGTCCTTTTGGAAAACTAATTAAATATGGGGCAGATCTTTAAaacaagtttggggttttgtaagaggCATAGTTATTATGCTATTAATGCATTATATACATATGGCAGACAGTCATCCAGGATGAAAAGGATTATTTCTGAGACTAGGGTAGGTTCTGATTTTTTAGCATTATTTTGATCATTCTGCATTTTCTAACATAAAATTCTGTACATAAAAATGATAGTTCACAAACTAGTGACTCTAGTCCAATGAATAGAGACAAACAACCCACCTGGTTCCATTAGCAATCATAAATTTTTCCTTGAGTAAGTGTAAGAAGAGGCCAAATGTACCTACTGTCCTCTGGTATACTAGCAGTTTTTTTCAGGCTGTGTAGGTTTCATTGGCACTGGGTCAGGCTCATACTGAATAATTTGATACTGACATCTCAAATGATGGTTTGCTACTCTTGGAGCCGATGGCTGTGATGGGGTATGAAGGGATTGGAAGCCCTAGTGGAGGCTTAAAATGTGAGGAAGAGAGAATAGTAGGCTGAAGGCAAGAGTGTTTTCATGAGAACAGGAGATGAAGCACTGGGAGAAGGAAACGTAGAGGTGTGGAACTGTAAGTGGAGAGAACTTAACAGAGAATCAGAGTGACTGATTCACTCCCCTTCATTTCTCTAGTTCTTCTCTAGCTTTACTGCTTGTCTgggtttcttcttctttcatATGGGTTCCATGGTCCAGCATGTCCCCACAGAACTGAGGAAAAGTGCATCTAACTGACACAATTCAGTCATGGCTCCCAGGGTGATCAAAAATTTCagtgaagggaaaaataaaacaatagcaCATTCAAGAGCAGgacataaaaaataagaaattaaactATGAGTGTAACTGACAAAAGTCTTTCAACAGCTGAGGGCAGCTAGAGAACTCTAGACATAACAGCTGTGCACCTTGCCCCATGAAACCATTTTCATTTCCTGACATTCTACTTTCAGCTTTCCGGTTACATACACTGGCACACGGGTTGGCAGTACCATTTGCAGTAAGTGGGTTTTTCCTTCTGTAtgtgctttgtgttttatttttcttctgtattcttcACTAAAACATGCAACGTGTCTGCTCTGACAAAACTCTCATTTATCTCTGTGTGTGCTTGGAGGGTGGAATGAGGAAGTGTTGCAGGAGAATATTGGACTTGCACAACTCTATGAGAGTTATATCcagcaaagccatttatttttccaacagtacatacttatgctctcgccaaagctcttacttcataattagcaaatcagcaattaggcagctatcaaccttttctcctatcagcataagaccactctaacacacgcTGTACAGACCAATCAACTCCTTGTTCACACGCTGTTCACacagcggtaacttctcacagttcagtacttttccacagttcagtgttaaAGCTGCCTGTtgttttttccctgccaccttggcacaaacTCAGCAGTTTCATATCTTTATCCCAAGGCCTGTTTTTCATAAAAGCCTAGCTacttctcagaggctgtgcaaggctgacaggccaatgtctcCCACAAGGAAGTGTTTCTGGGAGGGTGTCTATTGTTTGGATGGCCCTATCTTCATCTATATTCAGAATATCTGAGTAATTGCATAAGCACTAGATCAAGAGTGGAGTAGTGCATTTCCTGCCTAAGAATACTATAAATTCCATTTATAGTGGCAACGGTTAAGCTGAATTTTAAATCTCCCTGAAGTTAATGTTTTCACATTTCTGCCTCACAGTGTAACCTTAACTCTAATCTTTTGCTTAAGATTGTGTATTTCCCTTGATGGCAGAAACCTGCCTGATTAAAGACTGGATGAAAACAGACAGGCAGTTTACAATGAGGGAAAAGGGTGTACTTTCTTATGCTGTGTTAGAGACAAACACAGctatgaaaattttattttttaagttgcaGTTGAAACACTCAGAAGTTAGGAAGCAGCAGTGATAAATTTGCCACCGCAACTTTTACTTCCTTTCTAATTCCAGTGTGTCGTGATACATGTTTAACAGCGTGATAATATGCCGCTCTTTCCTTAGGGCTTCTGCCTCATTTAATGCACACTGAAAGAgcaattatttcatattttgctttctgctcAGAGTTAAATTAATGGCTGTGTGCCTTGTTTGTTGCAGACTAGTCAAACAGTGCTCTGAAGTTTGATTATTTTCCTGATACGCTATTCTATGGCATTTGGGACGATTTGACTGACAGAGTGGGAGTTACAGAGATCAAAGTCAAAAGCTTCCAGTAATTTTAGGTGCCTAAATTGGATTGCCTGtggcctgttttttttttcagagaagttaGCATTGTTGATTATAATCTATTTTGCTGAAAAGactgacatttcaaaatttgttttcagtcacattaagaaaaaaaagtattcaaaagACTGTCCTGTTTAGGCTTTGTAAAGGTGGCTGTTGCATCTCTCTGTCATTTCAGGTTTCACCCTCTGTGCCCTACCCCTTTGCTCACCGAGCTTACTGAAATAACTTCACAGTTTCTTTGCAAAAGTAATGTTGCCTACCAGGTTTTTTCTGGTCTTGTCTTTTGTTCGGACTCTATAAGTACAATGGTTCCACAAAATTCTaccatgtttttctttatattgcaGACTAAGAACTTCAGGTCTGTGCAATCACATGAGAAAACAGACGCGGTCAATCTTCCTGTCTTATCAGAGAGTATCTACCAGAATTACAATCCAAGAACGATATACATGAACTATTAACAATGTAGGCACAAGCAGTCTACTACCAGCTCGGCTACTAATGATACTGTTACTTGAACTTGTACTTCAACCAGGAAATCTCCGACCTTACCACATAGCAGGCCAGCAGAACACTCAAAGCTGCCCTATAAAGCCTTTTACTTTCCTGACCTGAAGACAGTGGGGGAGAACAACCTATTTTAGTAAATTATTTATCTATGTCTCTAAATATCAGCACAGCTCTTGaaacatttgaatttttaaaatatatatctgaATTTTATTCGAAAATGGACTCTGAGGTATGTGTTGTCTTCCCTCAAATTGATAATTGACATATTTCTGTGCCATGTTAACAGACTGTTCATGAATATGTagcacttttttccattttcacaactggattttcttttcaattttgtgGTGGAAAACAGGAAGTGACGCAGGGGACCCCAAAACATAGAAGGTCAAAGAAATGCATCCAGcagaaattctgaaataaaagagttggggttttttttctgggtagTTACGTGTGGTAGATGACAATCTGGTATTTGTTATCTTTGTTGAATttttataatgtatttatttttcaattaaactttCTGTTTGCATtgataatggaagaaaaaaaaaccaatttgAAATTGTACTTGATATGGAAATGAGATATCACTATATGGGGCAATTttctaagattaattttaaagtaaatctgtaaatatgcaaataatTACCTAAATGATTTCTGGGGCTATTTGGGTAAATGTTTATTGACCAGTTTCTTAGGAGCTGAGATCACAAGCATTAAGTTGTGAAAAATGCAGGTCATGtgcttgtttaaaacaaacacccccccccccccaaccaaataatttatttcttatcATCTTTGTGCCCCAAGCTgaacctcctcctccccccagattGGTTGTTAATTAAAGTTTTCATTCATCAGATTTGGCAAACCTTCCAAACGCCAATGCAGCACTAAGTATACTCAAGTGCATGTTTCAAACGGCCTTTTCCTGCTCGTTGCTGGAGGACGTCATCTCTGCTCCTTCACTGTTCTCAGCATGAGGATCTCCCTGTGCCTTCTAATTGCACTTCACTTTATCACTTCTAGATAGACATACAGGTGGTGGGCATCTAGTGACATCGCTCCAGACTTACATTTTAGTCAGAAAGGCATGAAGAGCAACTCTGCCTTAATGAAAAAGGCCTTAATGAAAAGACCCTAATGAAGGCAGTCCATTCACCCCTGCTGGGTACCTGAACAGAGCCTTTCTTGTGGTGTAAAATGTCCCTGATGGGTCACTATGTCAGAGCTGTGTCCAGCTTCTTCATATCATCTGTGGGGAAGGAGATGCGCCATTTCACATATACAGCCTCTGGGAGAAATAAGTGACAGATACCTTAGAATTAGTGAAAACAGGTTTTCAGTGATGCTAGCTAGGAAAAGCATTGTGTAGCTCTGGTGAAATCCACAGCAGTGCCTTAATCTCAGGAAGTGGTTTCCCAGTTCTGCTGGCCTACAGCTGGCAATGCATGGTGGGCATAATCCAGCACCCTTTTTTGTTCTCTCTGTCAGCTGCGATCCTTCACAGTCATGGTTGCTGTCAACG
Coding sequences within:
- the LOC141971344 gene encoding cell surface glycoprotein CD200 receptor 1-B-like produces the protein MAQTWAILAALLFLLINLIEGSAYNLVSVEAGDEAVLSCPYVSKVSLLMVTWKKKCSTCCLLAYRRDHNETRKLKCSERVMWKYSPDSDPALRIYPVNLGDEGNYTCEVVSSAGNFLFCSYLTVIVQPTVTLTYDKSRVAVCQASAGKPAAEISWIPASNHSTEEEVHHPNGTVTRVSYLGWVNSTLPNVTCLVTHPATNQIMSLDLSYTSHRLLYLLIGGSAGVAAVSGVTLCLIFQCRAFRLHTLAHGLAVPFATKNFRSVQSHEKTDAVNLPVLSESIYQNYNPRTIYMNY